In Candidatus Zymogenaceae bacterium, a single window of DNA contains:
- a CDS encoding DUF5320 domain-containing protein codes for MPRGDRTGPQGMGPMTGRGMGYCAGYNTPGFANPAGFGFGRGMAWGRGRAPMGGGRGMAWGRGGGGWGGYGYGAVPPAYPPAFSPYTPEDEQTYLETEMEGLKTHMEAIQKRLDQLIATKNEK; via the coding sequence GGACCACAGGGAATGGGACCCATGACCGGACGGGGCATGGGATACTGCGCCGGGTATAACACTCCCGGATTCGCCAATCCGGCAGGTTTCGGTTTCGGCCGGGGCATGGCCTGGGGTCGTGGTCGGGCGCCTATGGGCGGCGGCCGGGGCATGGCATGGGGCCGGGGCGGAGGTGGATGGGGTGGATACGGATACGGGGCAGTACCGCCGGCGTATCCCCCGGCTTTTTCCCCCTATACCCCCGAGGATGAACAGACGTATCTCGAGACGGAGATGGAGGGCCTGAAGACCCACATGGAGGCGATTCAAAAGCGCCTGGACCAGCTCATCGCCACGAAGAACGAGAAGTAA